GCcatcaaaaaattcaaaaccctTAATATGAATTAACCTCTTAATTTCTTAAAGAATCGAAACACATGATTGACGGAGAATAAAAACTGACCTCCTTTTGAAGAATGGCCTCTTAGAATCTCCAACGGCACAATCAAAGGATTCTCATTAAGATCACTATACACCTTTCCATGGAACACATAAGCTGTTGAATCCTCCGAGCACGAAGCAAACAAGGGATACGAACGGTGAAACCCCACATTGGTAATGTCTTTAGGATGGTTTTTGAGAATCTTGTAAGGTTTCGAAGACAGGTCCATGTCAAACCAACACATCTTCCCTTCTTTGCTTCCAACTACCAGATTATCaccaccaggatgaatcgccaTGGACGAGATTTCTCTCAACCCTGTCTCAAGCTTCTTTATAGGCTCTCCGTTCTTGTGAAGATTGTAAACACGCACGTACTTTTTCGTGGCGATGATGAAGATGCCACGGTGATTGGGATGGAAAAGTGTGCACACTGGAAGTCCACGCATCTTTATTGGGAGCATTTTTGTTGAATGTGCTGAGAGCTGGTGTATTACAACACCTCGCGTTTCGCCTCCTGGCATGACTGCTGAGAGATAGTCTCCTCTTGGATGCCAGTCAATATACGATAGGTTCTGAAAATACATAATATGAAGGAAAAAAATCAGTTAAAGTcgatgtttttaaaaccggaccagAAGGTAAACCtagttcaatatatttttaatatgtaatttaaaagtaatgttagtaaatatgataaataaatattaaatataaaatattataaatatgaactagttttttttgttcatatggttggtttatggatttttaatagttttaatggTTTTTATCCGGTTCAATAGCTTTAAGATCCAATCCTACTACATAACCAGTTCATGGTCAAACCAATTATTAGATCTAACCCGGCGACGTGATCGGTTCATGGTCTAACCTGATCCAACCATGGGGTCGGTCTTGGTCCAACCATGGGGTCaacggttttaaaaacactggttAGAGTATGATTCCCCGTAATAAAACCGACATTAACTGCAAACAAGGACTTTTAAAGTAAATGTGTACCTTGAAGTGTCTTATCTTGATCCCTCGATATTTCTCATCTGGAAGCCACTTTGCAATTGCTGCAGCTATGATTAACATGGTGCAAGATATACACAAATAAGGAGAGGagttaataattttcttacaaaCATGTTGGTGTGTATACTGAGACGCTTACCAGCTTCATCAAGTTCTGGAAGGTTATCTAAGCGAAGCAGCTCTTCAATCCTTTGTTGTTCCTCATCAGTGCCAAGTTCAGTGTTCAGGAAAAACAAATCTACTCCCCTGCAAATGTAAAATGTGATGGTTTCAGAATACGGAAGCTGATAAATAAACTCTCAAAGATCCCAACTCACATGGCGACGGCTAGAATTGGAAAGTCAGGAAGAGGATTCCAGGCAACACACTTAACAGCTTCATCAAACTGCCAGACCTTAAGGCATCTACCAGTCTCCACTTCCCATATACGAACAGATCCATCAGTTGAACCTTTGAAGaacagaaaagaaaatgaaCACAAAAGATTGGTATCgtgcaaaacaaaagaaagctcAAGAAGAATGAATGCAAAACAGTAAATGATATATACCTGAGGCTATCCACTGGCCGGAAAGTTCAGTGGATATGGAAGTAACAGGTCCTGTATGGCCTTTATACTCAAGATAACatgagtttggataaggtctaaGATCCTTCCTACTAGGTAGCTTAGGCTTCAAAGATTCAGGATCAATGTTTATCTGGAGAAACAAACACACTGTGAGATTAAAAACACAGAGAAAAGGAGATGATCAAATTAAGTACTCACTCTCTTCTTTCGGACTCTGGGACATAGGTAAAGATCCAAACAACGGTCAAAAGACTCCTTAAGTGCATTCTCATAAGCTGGGATGCTTCTCAGAGATGTAAACCTATGCACATATAAATTTTACCATGAGGCTTCAGCTAGCAAATACCAAAGACAACTATTGAACAAAGCTTTACATACCTTTTAGGAATGAACTTTGGACGATCTTCCTCATACATCAACTCATAAGAGGCTTTCTCTTCCTCTGATGGAATGTACTCCAAAGAAGGATTGTAAGATTCCTCGTGTCCTGGAAGTTTTAGTTTGGGTGGAGGAATATAAGTCAAGTGCTTGCTCTTTTGATCTGAAGCTGAATCATCACCCCATAAAAGGTACACATTAGGCTCCTCTTCAGGCTTATCAAACTTGATCAGCCCCTTCCTTATCGCTCTAACCAACTTAACAACTTTTTTGGCTTCCCATTTTGAAGGGATGAACCTTCTCTTGGGTTCCGGTGCACTTGAGAGCGGATGTATCGCATCGTCCCATTTGAACCAGTCAACATAAGGCTGACACCACCACCAAGAGAATCAATCAAAAGGTCCAAATCTTTGAGATAAAGAGCTATACACATAAAACTACAAACATACCGCATATGGATCAAAGTCAGCATGTGGAGCTTCTCCTTTGAGCATTCTACGAATGAGTTTGCTCTCTTCTTTAGTCAGCtccacttcctcatcattaTACTCATCGTAAACTTTGCGCCTAAAGTGTTACCAACTTACATCAGCCTAGTGTTTATTAACTAACTAATATACACCCAAAAACAAACAGAGAAGTATTGAAACAGACCAGTTCTTGGAGTCATCCATAGTTGCAAGAAAAGAGTCAAGCTTGTCTTGTTTCTCCTTCTTGGTAATCTTCTTACCAGTGATGTCATAACCGATATGTTTCTCGTCTTTGTACCATTCCAATGGAACATCCCCAACTGTGTTCCTTGGAGTAACCTAACAGATTTAACAAGATTAAaacttttgtatataatttCATAACGTTATAGAGGAGAAGCATCCACCTCATCTTCTGACGAATCGCTCTCTTCGGCTACTTCACGTTGCTCAGAGCCTTCATCATCACTCCCATCTTCCTCCTCGCCATTCTCACTATCTACCACTTCATCTGAGCCCTCGTCATCTTGTGTCTCTCTATGAGAATCATCGTCGTCCTCGGAGTCGAAGATGTCGGAGTCGAAGTCATCGGAGTTCAAAGAGCCTGACAAGCTCTGAACATGACAAACACACAGAGTTAACCAAAGAAGGAGGTCGAACGTATGAAGGAgtaagagaagaagatgaagaatacATCTCCGTCGTAGTCGGAATCAGTGCCGGAGTCTAAGAGAaggtcttcttcctctttcgaGCTTTTCATTTCCTTTGCTTCTTTCTGGGATTTTGAAGGGACGATATTCCTCTTGGGTTCTTTCACTTGGTCCTCGTTAGCTCCATCGCTCTTCTTCGTCATCGGTGCTGATAGAGAGGTAGAGGAGGGTTTGGTCTGAGGAAAAACCTCTGTTACAGAGGATGACTGAGGAagaagatttagggttttaggtttaatTCATTTGTTTTTTAACTGTTACGGGTCGTTgccccaaaaaaaaactgtcaTGGGCCTAACTATTTTAATGGGCTTTCTTCCGCAGGTTCTCTTATATACTCAGGCTCCCATTGGTAACTTTAAACTTTCGCTTTAGAATTATGCTTTACAAACTTTAAATGTGagattaagtatatatatatatatatatagaatattaATAGTTTGAAATATAGAATCTGTGAATATTACTTTAGTGTTTCTTTTAATGATGTTAAATTATATTAGTaacgaaagaaatatatatatgacatggAAGATAATGCAATATTGATCttaaaagaacaaaataaaaaaaaaataagatttactCACTAAAAATACTGAgctttaaatataaaaagaattaaaaatttagaaataaaataaaaagaaaaaataaaattatgttgtGACTTTAGCCATTTTAGAAGGACAATTATTGTTAAAAGTCTGATTTAGACTTGCTTTGTAATTCTCTAAAGCCATGAAAGCTCTAACGCCAATCAAACCCTTAGTTAGAGTATTTACAATGGTTTTAACGTCCATTTCATTTTCAACACTCTTTTTCTAACATtccatatatatttttcctcatttatcaaatttattCAACACCCACTTTATTTTTGATATCTTCAatagtttgtttaaaaaaaattcagcaCTCTACCCCactatttttaattcatatttttatattttataatataataagtatatattaataatatttttattttaattaacttaaaaactaaaataacataaCTTTTAATAAGAAGAATTTTGAGTGTTAAGAAATTATTATTAGAAtccatttaacaaaaaatatttaaaacaagaaaaaacttGATTATAGTGAAAAATGATGTTTTTTAATGCATCcaaatgaaatgagattaaTCTATATTTATAGATCATAAAAATAcgaattttgatataatttaaaaaaagattGTACAATATTTCTGACATTCAATTTGTGACATGTGGGTAAGCGGGGAcacataaaattttatcaacatATTGAAACTTTACGACACCCTTGAAGCCACCTAGATAAGCAACACAATTTCAACAACTTCATTGTAATGTATTCAACGGTTGAAACGTGGTTCAACATCCCCGTTGTGGGTGGTCTTATATTAACGAGCATTTACATATGT
The window above is part of the Brassica napus cultivar Da-Ae chromosome C3, Da-Ae, whole genome shotgun sequence genome. Proteins encoded here:
- the LOC106388218 gene encoding ribosome biogenesis protein BOP1 homolog, which encodes MTKKSDGANEDQVKEPKRNIVPSKSQKEAKEMKSSKEEEDLLLDSGTDSDYDGDSLSGSLNSDDFDSDIFDSEDDDDSHRETQDDEGSDEVVDSENGEEEDGSDDEGSEQREVAEESDSSEDEVTPRNTVGDVPLEWYKDEKHIGYDITGKKITKKEKQDKLDSFLATMDDSKNWRKVYDEYNDEEVELTKEESKLIRRMLKGEAPHADFDPYAPYVDWFKWDDAIHPLSSAPEPKRRFIPSKWEAKKVVKLVRAIRKGLIKFDKPEEEPNVYLLWGDDSASDQKSKHLTYIPPPKLKLPGHEESYNPSLEYIPSEEEKASYELMYEEDRPKFIPKRFTSLRSIPAYENALKESFDRCLDLYLCPRVRKKRINIDPESLKPKLPSRKDLRPYPNSCYLEYKGHTGPVTSISTELSGQWIASGSTDGSVRIWEVETGRCLKVWQFDEAVKCVAWNPLPDFPILAVAMGVDLFFLNTELGTDEEQQRIEELLRLDNLPELDEAAAAIAKWLPDEKYRGIKIRHFKNLSYIDWHPRGDYLSAVMPGGETRGVVIHQLSAHSTKMLPIKMRGLPVCTLFHPNHRGIFIIATKKYVRVYNLHKNGEPIKKLETGLREISSMAIHPGGDNLVVGSKEGKMCWFDMDLSSKPYKILKNHPKDITNVGFHRSYPLFASCSEDSTAYVFHGKVYSDLNENPLIVPLEILRGHSSKGGVLDCKFHPRQPWLFTAGGDSVIKLYCH